The following proteins are encoded in a genomic region of Enterocloster clostridioformis:
- the rpmJ gene encoding 50S ribosomal protein L36, with protein sequence MKVRSSVKPICEKCKIIKRKGSIRVICENPKHKQRQG encoded by the coding sequence GTGAAGGTTAGATCATCCGTAAAGCCGATCTGCGAAAAATGCAAGATCATAAAGAGAAAAGGCAGTATCAGAGTAATTTGTGAAAATCCAAAGCATAAACAGAGACAAGGTTAA
- the infA gene encoding translation initiation factor IF-1, with translation MSKADVIEIEGTVIEKLPNAMFQVELENGHQVLAHISGKLRMNYIRILPGDKVTIELSPYDLSKGRIIWRDK, from the coding sequence ATGTCAAAAGCAGACGTAATTGAAATTGAGGGAACCGTAATTGAGAAATTACCCAACGCCATGTTCCAGGTTGAACTGGAGAACGGCCATCAGGTACTGGCACATATCAGCGGAAAGCTTCGTATGAATTATATCCGCATCCTGCCGGGAGATAAAGTAACCATTGAGCTGTCGCCATATGATTTATCCAAGGGAAGAATCATTTGGAGAGATAAATAA
- a CDS encoding KOW domain-containing RNA-binding protein has product MVEFKEAGLVKSLAGHDKNELYIIISVQGEYVYLSDGGKHPLSKQKRKNRKHLQLMDEHDETLRKKLTEGAAVRDEDITGFIRSRRQ; this is encoded by the coding sequence ATGGTAGAGTTTAAGGAAGCCGGCCTGGTAAAGAGCTTAGCAGGTCACGACAAAAATGAACTGTATATCATAATCAGTGTCCAAGGGGAATATGTTTATCTGTCAGACGGCGGGAAACACCCTTTAAGTAAACAGAAACGCAAGAACAGGAAACACTTGCAGCTCATGGATGAGCACGATGAAACCTTAAGGAAGAAGCTTACAGAAGGCGCGGCGGTGAGGGATGAGGACATAACAGGCTTCATCCGCAGCCGCAGGCAGTAG
- the map gene encoding type I methionyl aminopeptidase — MVTIKSEREIELMREAGRILAKIHEELGKTLAPGMSTKEIDRMCEDMIRSHGCVPSFLNYQGFPASVCISINDEVVHGIPDKHRYLEEGDIVSLDTGVIWKGYQSDAARTHMIGEVSGEARKLVEVTQQSFFEGIKYAKAGNHLNDISKAIQEYAESFGFGVVRDLVGHGIGTEMHEAPEIPNFAQRRKGIRLAAGMTLAIEPMITAGRYDVVWEDDGWTVVTEDGSLASHYENTILITDGEPEILSL, encoded by the coding sequence ATGGTAACGATTAAATCAGAACGGGAAATTGAATTAATGCGGGAAGCAGGGCGCATTCTTGCCAAGATTCATGAGGAGCTTGGCAAGACCCTGGCACCGGGTATGTCTACCAAAGAAATCGACCGGATGTGTGAAGATATGATAAGAAGTCATGGATGTGTGCCATCTTTTCTGAATTATCAGGGTTTTCCGGCATCTGTGTGTATATCCATTAACGATGAGGTGGTTCACGGCATTCCGGATAAGCACCGCTATCTGGAAGAAGGAGATATCGTCAGCCTGGATACAGGCGTTATATGGAAGGGATATCAGTCCGATGCAGCCAGAACCCATATGATTGGAGAAGTGAGCGGGGAGGCCAGGAAACTGGTAGAGGTGACGCAGCAGAGCTTTTTTGAAGGTATAAAGTACGCGAAAGCTGGCAATCATCTCAATGACATTTCCAAAGCCATTCAGGAATATGCAGAAAGCTTTGGCTTCGGAGTGGTCCGGGACCTGGTAGGTCACGGAATCGGTACGGAGATGCATGAAGCACCCGAGATTCCTAATTTCGCCCAGCGCCGTAAAGGCATCAGGCTGGCAGCCGGAATGACACTCGCAATTGAACCTATGATTACTGCAGGGCGCTATGATGTAGTATGGGAGGATGACGGCTGGACCGTTGTGACAGAGGACGGCTCTCTGGCATCCCATTATGAGAACACCATCCTGATTACGGATGGCGAACCTGAGATTTTATCGCTGTAG
- a CDS encoding adenylate kinase, producing the protein MKIIMLGAPGAGKGTQAKKIAAKYQIPHISTGDIFRANIKNGTELGMKAKSYMDAGGLVPDEITIGMLLDRIHEEDCKNGYVLDGFPRTIPQAESLTKALGDMGEAIDYAVNVDVPDENIINRMSGRRACLSCGATYHIVYNPPKMEGICDVCGQHLVLRDDDKPETVKKRLDVYHDQTQPLIEYYKKAGVLAEVDGTLDMEEVFQAIVRILGA; encoded by the coding sequence ATGAAGATTATCATGTTAGGCGCACCTGGTGCCGGCAAGGGCACTCAGGCAAAAAAGATTGCAGCAAAATATCAGATTCCCCATATCTCTACCGGGGACATTTTCCGGGCCAACATAAAAAACGGCACGGAGCTGGGGATGAAAGCTAAGTCTTATATGGATGCAGGCGGCCTTGTGCCGGATGAAATTACCATCGGCATGCTGTTAGACCGCATCCATGAGGAGGACTGCAAAAACGGATACGTACTGGACGGATTTCCAAGGACTATCCCACAGGCTGAGAGCCTTACAAAGGCCCTGGGCGACATGGGCGAGGCCATTGACTATGCAGTCAACGTGGATGTTCCTGATGAGAACATCATAAACCGTATGTCCGGACGCCGCGCGTGCCTTTCCTGCGGGGCAACATATCACATCGTATACAATCCTCCTAAAATGGAAGGAATCTGTGATGTATGCGGCCAGCATCTGGTACTTAGAGATGACGATAAACCGGAAACTGTTAAGAAGCGTCTTGATGTCTATCATGACCAGACCCAGCCTCTCATAGAGTATTATAAAAAGGCAGGCGTTTTAGCCGAGGTAGATGGCACATTGGATATGGAAGAAGTATTCCAGGCCATCGTCAGGATTTTAGGAGCATAG
- the secY gene encoding preprotein translocase subunit SecY, with product MFKTIRNAFKVKELRTKILYTFMMLVVIRFGSQLPIPGIETSFFANWFAKQTTDVFGFFNAMTGGSFSSMSIFALSITPYITSSIIIQLLTIAIPKLEELQKDGEDGRKKIQEYTRYTTVGLALIESSAMAIGFGRQGLLIDYNAWNIIIAIVTMTTGSALLMWIGEQITEKGVGNGISIVLLFNILSSVPDDIKTLYYRFIFGQTVTKMIFSVVMIALIILAMVVFVIVLNDAERRIPVQYSKKMVGRKMVGGQTSNIPLKINTAGVMPVIFASSIMSFPVVISQFFTIDPNSIGSKILMVLNSGSWCRPEYPIYSIGLVIYIALLIMFAYFYTSITFNPLEVANNMKKQGGFIPGIRPGKPTSDYLNKILNYIVFIGACGLIVIAVVPILASGLLNVSRISFSGTSLIIIVGVVLETIKAVESQMLVRYYKGFLND from the coding sequence ATGTTTAAAACGATCAGAAATGCATTCAAGGTAAAAGAGCTTCGCACTAAGATTCTCTATACCTTCATGATGCTGGTAGTCATCCGTTTTGGCAGCCAGCTGCCGATTCCGGGAATCGAGACATCGTTCTTCGCGAATTGGTTTGCGAAACAGACAACGGATGTGTTTGGCTTCTTTAATGCCATGACAGGTGGTTCATTTTCATCCATGTCCATCTTTGCCCTGAGCATTACGCCATACATCACATCTTCCATCATCATCCAGCTTCTGACCATTGCGATTCCAAAACTGGAAGAGCTGCAGAAGGATGGCGAGGACGGAAGAAAGAAGATTCAGGAATACACCCGCTATACCACCGTAGGCCTGGCACTGATTGAATCAAGTGCCATGGCCATCGGCTTCGGACGTCAGGGACTTCTGATAGATTATAACGCATGGAACATCATCATCGCCATCGTTACCATGACAACGGGCAGCGCCCTGCTCATGTGGATCGGCGAGCAGATTACGGAAAAGGGTGTTGGAAACGGTATCTCAATCGTACTGTTGTTCAACATCCTGTCAAGTGTGCCGGATGATATAAAGACCCTTTATTACCGTTTTATCTTCGGACAGACGGTTACAAAGATGATTTTCAGCGTTGTGATGATTGCCCTGATAATCCTGGCTATGGTAGTTTTCGTTATCGTGCTGAACGATGCCGAGAGGAGAATTCCGGTCCAGTATTCCAAGAAGATGGTTGGCCGTAAGATGGTTGGCGGACAGACTTCCAACATCCCACTGAAGATAAATACCGCAGGCGTTATGCCGGTAATCTTTGCTTCTTCCATCATGTCCTTCCCGGTGGTGATTTCTCAGTTCTTTACGATTGATCCCAACTCCATCGGCAGTAAGATTCTGATGGTGCTCAATTCGGGTTCATGGTGCAGGCCTGAGTATCCTATATACTCCATCGGTCTGGTGATTTATATTGCATTGCTGATTATGTTCGCTTACTTCTATACGTCCATTACCTTTAACCCGTTGGAAGTGGCCAATAACATGAAGAAGCAGGGCGGCTTTATCCCGGGCATCCGTCCTGGAAAGCCAACCAGCGATTATTTGAATAAGATATTGAATTATATTGTTTTTATTGGTGCATGCGGCCTCATAGTTATTGCGGTTGTTCCGATTCTTGCGTCCGGTTTACTCAATGTCAGCCGAATCTCATTTTCCGGAACGTCACTGATCATTATCGTGGGCGTTGTGCTTGAGACAATCAAAGCAGTAGAATCTCAGATGCTTGTGCGTTATTATAAGGGATTTTTGAACGATTAA
- the rplO gene encoding 50S ribosomal protein L15 produces the protein MELSNLQPAAGSKHSDNFRKGRGHGSGNGKTAGKGHKGQKARSGATRPGFEGGQMPLYRRLPKRGFTNMNSKTIVGINVSALERFDNDAEVTVETLIKAGIVKNPRDGVKILGNGELTKKLTVKVNAFSEGAKSKIEALGGTCEVI, from the coding sequence ATGGAATTGTCAAATTTACAGCCTGCTGCAGGTTCAAAGCATAGCGATAATTTTAGAAAAGGCCGTGGCCATGGTTCAGGTAATGGTAAAACCGCAGGTAAGGGCCATAAGGGTCAGAAAGCTCGTTCCGGAGCTACAAGGCCTGGCTTTGAAGGCGGACAGATGCCTTTATACAGACGTCTGCCAAAGCGTGGTTTCACTAATATGAATTCTAAGACCATTGTTGGTATTAACGTAAGCGCTCTGGAAAGGTTCGATAATGATGCTGAGGTTACGGTTGAGACCTTAATCAAGGCCGGCATCGTTAAGAATCCAAGAGATGGTGTAAAGATCCTTGGAAATGGAGAATTAACCAAAAAGCTGACCGTTAAGGTTAATGCATTCAGTGAAGGTGCAAAATCTAAAATCGAAGCTTTAGGTGGAACCTGCGAGGTGATCTAA
- the rpmD gene encoding 50S ribosomal protein L30: protein MAEKLKITLVKSPIGAVPKQKATVKALGLTKMHKTVEMPDNGAVRGMVAAVRHLVKVEEV from the coding sequence ATGGCAGAGAAGTTAAAAATCACATTAGTCAAGTCCCCTATCGGTGCTGTTCCAAAGCAGAAAGCAACGGTTAAGGCTCTTGGACTGACCAAGATGCACAAGACGGTTGAGATGCCAGATAATGGCGCTGTCAGAGGCATGGTCGCAGCAGTGCGGCATTTAGTAAAAGTTGAAGAAGTCTAA
- the rpsE gene encoding 30S ribosomal protein S5: protein MKRTIIDASQMELNDKVVAIKRVSKTVKGGRTMRFSALVVVGDGNGHVGAGLGKAGEVPEAIRKGKEAAIKNLVEIPVDENKSIPHDFIGKFGSAAVLLKRAPEGTGVIAGGPARSVLEMAGIKNIRTKSLGSNNKTNVVLATLAGLTSLKTPEEFARLRGKSVEEIVG from the coding sequence ATGAAGCGTACAATTATTGACGCCAGTCAGATGGAGCTGAATGACAAGGTAGTGGCAATCAAGAGAGTATCCAAGACTGTTAAAGGTGGACGTACCATGAGATTTTCCGCTCTGGTAGTAGTAGGCGATGGCAACGGCCACGTTGGCGCAGGTTTAGGAAAGGCCGGCGAGGTTCCGGAGGCCATCCGCAAAGGTAAAGAAGCCGCAATTAAGAATCTGGTAGAGATTCCTGTAGATGAGAATAAGAGTATCCCACATGATTTTATCGGTAAATTCGGAAGTGCAGCTGTTCTGTTAAAGAGAGCTCCTGAAGGTACTGGTGTTATCGCCGGCGGTCCGGCACGTTCCGTACTGGAGATGGCGGGAATCAAGAACATCCGTACAAAATCTTTAGGATCCAACAACAAGACAAATGTAGTCCTTGCAACTCTTGCAGGCCTTACTTCCTTAAAGACTCCGGAAGAATTCGCAAGACTGCGCGGCAAATCTGTGGAAGAAATCGTAGGCTAA
- the rplR gene encoding 50S ribosomal protein L18, producing MVNKQSRSEIRVKKHNRMRNRFAGTAERPRLAVFRSNNHMYAQIIDDTVGNTLVAASTVEKEVNAELEKTNDKAAAAYVGTVIAKRALEKGIKEVVFDRGGFIYQGKVQALADAAREAGLDF from the coding sequence ATGGTTAACAAACAGTCAAGAAGCGAAATTCGCGTAAAGAAACACAACAGAATGCGTAACCGTTTTGCTGGCACAGCAGAGAGACCGCGTCTGGCAGTGTTTAGAAGTAATAATCATATGTATGCTCAAATTATCGACGATACGGTTGGTAACACCTTGGTTGCTGCTTCCACAGTTGAGAAAGAAGTAAATGCTGAACTGGAGAAGACCAACGATAAGGCAGCTGCAGCATATGTAGGTACAGTCATTGCAAAGAGAGCCCTTGAAAAAGGTATCAAGGAAGTTGTTTTCGATAGAGGCGGCTTTATATATCAGGGCAAAGTTCAGGCATTAGCAGATGCAGCCCGCGAGGCTGGTCTGGATTTCTAA
- the rplF gene encoding 50S ribosomal protein L6, which yields MSRIGRMPVAVPAGVTVTIAEGNKVTVKGPKGTLERELPVEMTIEQKDDQIIVSRPNDLKKMKSLHGLTRTLVNNMIHGVTEGYEKVLEVNGVGYRAAKQGKKLTLNLGYSHPVEMEDPEGIETVMEGQNKIIVKGISKEKVGQYAAEIRDKRRPEPYKGKGIKYADEVIRRKVGKTGKK from the coding sequence ATGTCACGTATCGGTAGAATGCCAGTTGCGGTTCCGGCAGGAGTTACTGTTACAATCGCAGAAGGAAACAAAGTGACTGTAAAAGGTCCAAAGGGAACATTAGAGAGAGAGCTCCCAGTAGAAATGACCATCGAGCAGAAGGATGATCAGATTATCGTAAGCAGACCAAACGATTTAAAGAAGATGAAATCTTTACATGGTCTGACCAGAACACTGGTTAACAACATGATTCATGGTGTTACAGAGGGGTATGAGAAGGTTCTTGAAGTTAACGGCGTTGGTTACAGGGCCGCTAAGCAGGGCAAGAAGCTCACCTTGAACCTGGGTTACTCCCATCCGGTAGAGATGGAAGATCCAGAGGGCATCGAGACCGTTATGGAAGGTCAGAACAAGATTATCGTTAAAGGTATCAGTAAAGAAAAAGTTGGCCAATACGCTGCTGAAATCAGAGACAAGAGAAGACCTGAGCCGTACAAGGGCAAGGGTATCAAGTATGCTGACGAGGTTATCAGACGTAAAGTTGGTAAGACTGGTAAGAAATAA
- the rpsH gene encoding 30S ribosomal protein S8, protein MTMSDPIADMLTRIRNANTAKHDTVDVPSSKMKIAIADILVKEGYVAKYDMVEDGGFQTIRITLKYGKDKNEKIISGIKRISKPGLRVYANKEELPKVLGGLGTAIISTNQGVITDKEARQLGVGGEVLAFVW, encoded by the coding sequence ATGACAATGAGCGATCCGATTGCAGATATGCTTACAAGAATTCGTAATGCAAACACTGCAAAACATGATACAGTAGACGTACCTTCATCCAAGATGAAAATAGCCATCGCTGACATCTTGGTAAAAGAGGGGTATGTTGCAAAGTACGACATGGTAGAGGACGGCGGTTTCCAGACCATCAGAATCACCTTAAAGTACGGCAAAGACAAGAACGAGAAAATCATTTCCGGTATCAAGAGAATCTCCAAGCCGGGTCTGCGTGTATACGCTAACAAGGAAGAGCTTCCCAAGGTACTGGGCGGACTTGGTACCGCTATCATCTCCACCAACCAGGGCGTGATTACAGATAAAGAAGCACGTCAGTTAGGCGTTGGCGGCGAAGTATTGGCATTTGTTTGGTAA
- a CDS encoding type Z 30S ribosomal protein S14, producing the protein MAKTSMKIKQQRPAKFSTREYNRCRICGRPHAYLRKYGICRICFRELAYKGQIPGVKKASW; encoded by the coding sequence ATGGCTAAGACTTCAATGAAGATTAAACAGCAGCGTCCGGCTAAATTCTCCACCAGAGAGTACAACCGCTGCAGAATCTGTGGCCGTCCACATGCTTATTTAAGAAAGTACGGTATCTGCCGTATCTGTTTCCGCGAGTTAGCATACAAGGGTCAGATTCCTGGCGTTAAGAAAGCTAGCTGGTAG
- the rplE gene encoding 50S ribosomal protein L5, whose translation MARLKEQYQNEMVDALMKKFGYKNVMQVPKLDKIVINMGVGEAKENAKVLDSAVRDLEIISGQKAITTKAKKSIANFKLREGMAIGCKVTLRGERMYEFLDRLVNLALPRVRDFRGVNPNAFDGRGNYALGIKEQLIFPEIEYDKVDKVRGMDIIFVTTAKTDEEARELLTLFNMPFAK comes from the coding sequence TTGGCTAGATTAAAAGAACAGTATCAGAACGAAATGGTAGACGCTCTGATGAAAAAATTTGGATATAAGAACGTTATGCAGGTGCCGAAGCTTGATAAGATTGTTATCAACATGGGCGTAGGCGAAGCTAAGGAAAATGCCAAGGTTCTGGATTCTGCTGTAAGGGATTTGGAAATCATCTCCGGACAGAAGGCTATAACCACCAAGGCAAAGAAGTCCATTGCTAACTTTAAGCTCCGTGAAGGCATGGCAATCGGCTGCAAGGTAACGCTGCGCGGCGAGAGAATGTATGAATTCCTTGACCGTCTGGTAAACCTGGCACTGCCCCGTGTACGTGACTTTAGAGGTGTTAACCCTAACGCATTTGATGGCAGGGGAAACTATGCGCTCGGTATCAAAGAGCAGCTGATCTTCCCTGAGATTGAGTACGACAAAGTTGACAAGGTAAGAGGTATGGATATCATCTTCGTTACCACCGCTAAGACTGACGAAGAAGCTCGTGAACTTTTGACATTATTCAATATGCCGTTTGCAAAATAG
- the rplX gene encoding 50S ribosomal protein L24, giving the protein MNKIKKDDLVVVIAGKDKDKQGKVISVDTKKNKVLVQGCNMVTKHTKQAPGKPQGGIVNQEAPIDISNVMLVVDGKATRVGFEEKDGKKVRVAKTTGKVID; this is encoded by the coding sequence GTGAATAAGATTAAGAAGGACGACTTAGTAGTCGTAATCGCAGGTAAAGATAAAGATAAGCAGGGAAAAGTTATCTCTGTTGATACAAAGAAGAACAAAGTTCTGGTTCAGGGCTGCAACATGGTTACCAAGCACACAAAGCAGGCTCCGGGCAAACCACAGGGCGGCATCGTTAACCAGGAAGCTCCTATTGATATCTCCAATGTAATGCTGGTAGTAGACGGCAAGGCAACCAGAGTCGGATTTGAAGAAAAAGACGGCAAGAAGGTTCGCGTAGCAAAGACAACCGGCAAAGTAATCGACTAA
- the rplN gene encoding 50S ribosomal protein L14: protein MVQQETRLKVADNTGAKELLCIRVLGGSTRRYASIGDIIVASVKDATPGGVVKKGDVVKAVVVRTVKGARRKDGSYIRFDENAAVIIKDDKTPRGTRIFGPVARELRDKQFMKIVSLAPEVL, encoded by the coding sequence ATGGTTCAGCAGGAAACAAGACTTAAGGTTGCCGACAATACCGGTGCAAAAGAACTTCTCTGCATCCGTGTATTAGGTGGTTCAACCAGGAGATATGCAAGTATCGGTGATATCATCGTTGCTTCCGTTAAAGATGCAACACCAGGCGGTGTTGTAAAGAAGGGCGATGTTGTAAAGGCTGTAGTGGTACGTACCGTTAAGGGCGCACGCCGTAAAGACGGTTCTTACATCAGATTTGATGAGAACGCAGCAGTAATTATTAAGGATGACAAGACTCCAAGAGGAACTCGTATCTTTGGGCCTGTAGCAAGAGAATTAAGAGACAAACAGTTCATGAAGATTGTCTCCTTAGCTCCCGAAGTATTATAA
- the rpsQ gene encoding 30S ribosomal protein S17, which produces MERNLRKTRTGKVVSNKMDKTIVVAIEDHVKHPVIGKIVKKTVKLKAHDEKNECTIGDTVKVMETRPLSKDKRWRLVEIIEKAR; this is translated from the coding sequence GTGGAAAGAAATTTGAGAAAGACCCGTACCGGTAAAGTGGTCAGCAACAAGATGGATAAGACAATCGTAGTTGCTATCGAGGACCATGTAAAACATCCTGTAATCGGTAAGATCGTTAAGAAGACCGTGAAGTTGAAAGCTCATGATGAAAAGAATGAGTGCACCATCGGTGATACAGTAAAAGTAATGGAAACAAGACCACTGTCCAAGGATAAGAGATGGAGACTTGTTGAGATTATCGAGAAAGCCAGATAA
- the rpmC gene encoding 50S ribosomal protein L29: MKTNKFVEELKNKSANELNEELVAAKKELFNLRFQNATNQLDNTSRIKEVRKNIARIQTVITEKANA, translated from the coding sequence GTGAAAACTAATAAATTTGTAGAAGAGTTAAAGAATAAGTCAGCAAATGAGCTGAATGAAGAGTTAGTAGCTGCGAAGAAGGAACTGTTCAATTTAAGATTCCAGAATGCAACCAATCAGCTGGATAACACATCCAGGATTAAGGAAGTTCGCAAGAACATTGCCAGGATCCAGACTGTTATCACTGAGAAGGCTAACGCATGA
- the rplP gene encoding 50S ribosomal protein L16 — protein MLMPKRVKRRKQFRGSMAGKALRGNTISNGEYGLVSTEPCWIKSNQIEAARVAMTRYIKRGGKVWIKIFPDKPVTAKPAETRMGSGKGALEYWVAVVKPGRVLFEIAGVPEETAREALRLAMHKLPCKCKIVSKADLEGGDNSEN, from the coding sequence ATGTTAATGCCTAAGAGAGTTAAGCGTCGTAAGCAGTTCCGTGGTTCCATGGCCGGCAAGGCATTAAGAGGCAACACGATTTCTAACGGCGAGTACGGTTTAGTCTCCACTGAACCATGTTGGATCAAATCAAACCAGATTGAAGCTGCCCGTGTGGCCATGACCCGTTACATCAAGCGTGGCGGTAAAGTCTGGATTAAGATTTTCCCGGATAAACCTGTAACAGCAAAGCCAGCAGAAACCCGTATGGGTTCCGGTAAAGGCGCTCTGGAGTACTGGGTAGCAGTTGTAAAGCCAGGCCGTGTATTATTCGAAATCGCTGGTGTACCAGAGGAAACAGCTAGAGAAGCTCTGCGTCTTGCTATGCACAAGCTGCCATGCAAGTGTAAGATTGTTTCTAAAGCAGATTTAGAAGGCGGTGATAACAGTGAAAACTAA
- the rpsC gene encoding 30S ribosomal protein S3, whose protein sequence is MGQKVNPHGLRVGVIKDWDSKWYAEADFADCLVEDYNMRKFLKKKLFSAGISKIEIERASDRVKIIIYTAKPGVVIGKGGSEIEKLKKEVQKLTDKKLFIDIKEIKRPDRDAQLVAESIAGQLENRVSFRRAMKSTMGRTMKAGVKGIKTAVAGRLGGADMARTEFYSEGTIPLQTLRADIDYGFAEADTTYGKIGVKVWIYKGEVLPTKGNKEGSDK, encoded by the coding sequence ATGGGACAGAAAGTTAATCCACACGGCTTAAGAGTCGGTGTTATTAAAGACTGGGATTCCAAGTGGTATGCAGAAGCTGATTTTGCTGACTGCCTGGTTGAAGATTACAATATGAGAAAGTTCCTGAAGAAGAAACTGTTCAGTGCCGGCATTTCCAAAATTGAGATTGAGCGTGCATCTGACAGAGTTAAGATTATCATCTACACCGCTAAGCCAGGCGTGGTTATCGGTAAGGGTGGTTCTGAAATCGAGAAGCTGAAGAAGGAAGTTCAGAAGCTGACTGATAAGAAGCTGTTCATCGACATCAAGGAAATCAAACGTCCGGACAGGGATGCTCAGCTGGTTGCAGAGTCCATCGCGGGACAGCTGGAGAACCGTGTTTCCTTCCGCCGTGCAATGAAGTCCACCATGGGAAGAACCATGAAGGCCGGCGTTAAGGGTATCAAGACCGCAGTTGCAGGCCGCCTTGGCGGAGCTGATATGGCACGTACTGAATTCTACAGCGAAGGTACCATCCCGCTTCAGACATTAAGAGCAGATATTGACTATGGTTTCGCAGAAGCAGATACAACCTACGGCAAGATTGGCGTTAAGGTATGGATCTACAAGGGCGAAGTTCTTCCTACTAAAGGAAACAAGGAAGGGAGCGATAAATAA
- the rplV gene encoding 50S ribosomal protein L22, which produces MAKGHRSQVKRERNAQKDTRPSATLSYARVSVQKACFVLDAIRGKDLQTALGIVTYNPRYASSLIKKLLESAAANAENNNGMDPAKLYVEECYANQGPTMKRVRPRAQGRAYRIEKRMSHITVVLNER; this is translated from the coding sequence ATGGCAAAAGGACATAGATCCCAAGTCAAGAGAGAAAGAAATGCCCAGAAGGACACAAGACCAAGCGCAACACTGTCTTACGCGAGAGTGTCTGTCCAGAAGGCTTGCTTTGTATTAGATGCCATCAGAGGCAAAGATTTACAGACCGCACTTGGTATTGTAACTTACAATCCCAGATACGCTTCCAGCTTAATCAAGAAGTTACTGGAATCAGCAGCAGCAAATGCTGAGAACAATAACGGAATGGACCCAGCGAAACTTTATGTTGAAGAGTGCTACGCTAACCAGGGCCCGACCATGAAGAGAGTCAGACCGAGAGCTCAGGGACGTGCTTACAGGATCGAGAAGAGAATGAGCCACATCACTGTTGTTCTGAATGAGAGATAG
- the rpsS gene encoding 30S ribosomal protein S19: MARSLKKGPFADAHLLKKVDAMNAAGQKQVIKTWSRRSTIFPQMVGHTIAVHDGRKHVPVYVTEDMVGHKLGEFVATRTYRGHGKDEKKSGVRK, translated from the coding sequence ATGGCTCGTTCACTGAAAAAAGGACCATTTGCAGATGCACATCTGTTAAAGAAAGTAGACGCTATGAATGCAGCAGGACAGAAGCAGGTAATCAAGACCTGGTCCCGCCGTTCTACAATCTTCCCGCAGATGGTTGGTCACACAATTGCAGTTCATGACGGCAGGAAACACGTTCCGGTATATGTAACCGAAGATATGGTAGGACATAAGCTGGGCGAATTCGTAGCAACCAGAACCTACAGAGGTCACGGTAAAGACGAGAAGAAGTCCGGCGTGAGAAAGTAA